Proteins from one Impatiens glandulifera chromosome 2, dImpGla2.1, whole genome shotgun sequence genomic window:
- the LOC124927430 gene encoding dihydroorotase, mitochondrial: MVFISSITPKSSLGLWALKRPTSSDTSYLSKLNCYERGLLKVPYIHLKVNKPNITKSRGVTMELSITQPDDWHLHLRDGDLLETVISHSASHFGRAIVMPNLKPPVTTTAAAVAYRDSILKVLPPNSDFTPLMTLYLTDTTSPKEIKLARESGAVYAVKLYPAGATTNSQEGVTDLFGKCLPVIEEMIKHDMPLLVHGEVTSHEIDIFDREKVFIDTVLGPLVTRFPQLKVVMEHVTTADAVRFVESCKEGSVAATVTPQHLILNRNSLFQGGLQPHNYCLPVLKRETHRQAIVSAVTSGSKRFFLGTDSAPHEKQRKESSCGCAGIYNAPVALSLYAKVFEEAGALDKLEAFTSFNGPDFYGLPRNTSKIKMTKTPWKVPITYSYASGEIVPMFAGGTLDWLVS, from the exons ATGGTTTTTATCAGTTCAATCACCCCCAAAAGTTCTCTGGGGTTATGGGCACTGAAAAGACCTACTTCTTCTGATACTTCTTATTTATCTAAACTCAATTGTTATGAACGTGGGCTACTGAAG GTGCCATATATACATCTCAAAGTCAATAAGCCCAATATAACTAAATCTAGGGGAGTCACCATGGAACTCTCTATTACACAGCCTGATGATTGGCATCTTCATCTTCGTGATGGTGATCTTCTTGAAACTGTCATCTCTCACAG TGCAAGTCACTTTGGAAGAGCGATAGTAATGCCAAATTTGAAGCCTCCTGTTACCACTACTGCTGCAGCTGTGGCTTATCGAGATTCTATCTTGAAAGTTCTACCTCCAAACAGTGACTTCACTCCCCTTATGACACTTTATTTAACAGACACTACAAGCCCCAAGGAAATCAAACTCGCCC GGGAAAGCGGGGCTGTGTATGCTGTAAAGTTATATCCTGCTGGTGCTACAACAAATTCTCAAGAAGGTGTGACAGATTTATTTGGTAAATGTCTACCTGTGATTGAGGAAATGATTAAACATGATATGCCTCTTTTG GTGCATGGGGAGGTTACAAGCCATGAAATTGATATCTTTGACCGCGAGAAGGTTTTCATTGACACTGTTCTAGGACCTCTAGTGACAAGGTTTCCTCAGTTAAAGGTTGTGATGGAGCATGTAACCACTGCAGATGCTGTTAGGTTTGTTGAGTCTTGTAAGGAAG GATCGGTTGCTGCAACAGTTACACCTCAACATCTTATTCTGAACAGGAATTCACTTTTTCAAGGAGGGTTGCAGCCACACAATTATTGCCTTCCTGTTCTCAAAAGGGAGACGCACA GACAAGCAATCGTTTCAGCGGTGACTAGTGGAAGCAAAAGATTTTTCCTGGGAACTGATAGTGCTCCTCATGagaaacaaagaaaagaaagttcTTGTGGATGTGCTGGCATATATAATGCTCCTGTTGCCTTGTCTCTTTATGCCAAGGTTTTTGAAGag GCGGGTGCACTTGACAAACTAGAGGCATTTACGAGTTTCAACGGACCAGACTTTTATGGGCTGCCTAGAAACACATCGAAAATCAAAATGACAAAGACTCCATGGAAGGTGCCAATAACATATTCTTATGCTTCAGGTGAGATTGTTCCTATGTTTGCTGGTGGAACTCTCGACTGGTTGGTTTCCTGA
- the LOC124927329 gene encoding protein DMP3: MSVIAKRPTTTTTNIADSNDAPETPKPRPAPPPQQHSALSQALTGTANLANLLPTGTLLAFQLMTPMATNNGTCDGATGPLTIIFLSILAASCFLGSFTDSFRAADGQVYYGMATRKGMWLFDPEGASGSGGGVVPDLGKYRVRVIDSIHAFLSVLVFLTVAMRDKNVVNCFYPKPEKGTQQVLDIVPMMIGVICSMLFVVFPTRRHGIGYPVTPGPAPK; encoded by the coding sequence ATGTCTGTTATAGCAAAAAGACCTACTACTACAACAACCAACATCGCAGACTCAAACGATGCACCTGAAACCCCAAAACCCCGACCGGCTCCACCACCTCAACAACACTCAGCCCTCTCCCAGGCACTAACCGGCACAGCAAACCTGGCCAATCTCCTTCCAACAGGAACCCTCTTGGCTTTCCAACTCATGACACCGATGGCTACCAACAACGGAACCTGTGATGGCGCCACGGGTCCACTGACCATCATCTTCCTGTCTATCCTAGCGGCATCCTGCTTCTTGGGTTCCTTCACAGACAGCTTCAGGGCGGCGGACGGCCAGGTTTATTACGGTATGGCTACTAGAAAAGGGATGTGGCTGTTTGACCCGGAAGGGGCATCTGGAAGTGGAGGAGGAGTAGTGCCGGATCTGGGGAAATACAGGGTGAGAGTGATTGACTCGATCCATGCGTTTCTTTCGGTGCTTGTGTTTTTGACGGTGGCGATGAGGGACAAGAATGTGGTGAATTGCTTTTACCCGAAGCCGGAGAAAGGAACTCAGCAGGTGTTGGATATTGTTCCGATGATGATTGGGGTTATCTGTAGTATGTTGTTTGTTGTTTTCCCCACCAGAAGACATGGAATTGGCTACCCTGTCACACCTGGCCCTGCTCCCAAATAG
- the LOC124924853 gene encoding protein RALF-like 19, giving the protein MKLIFPFMLLALALGVVASSVVDDDQPWTEMGTASTMMMEESDGGGGSRMLAAQKPARYISYAALKKNNVPCKKRGQSYYNCNQRTKANPYTRGCSVITHCARFTD; this is encoded by the exons ATGAAG TTGATATTCCCTTTTATGCTGCTTGCACTGGCCTTGGGGGTGGTAGCCTCATCAGTCGTCGACGACGACCAACCATGGACAGAAATGGGAACGGCGTCGACGATGATGATGGAGGAATCAGACGGCGGTGGTGGCAGCCGAATGCTGGCGGCACAGAAGCCGGCTCGTTACATAAGCTATGCAGCATTGAAGAAAAATAACGTGCCGTGTAAGAAGAGAGGACAGTCTTATTACAACTGCAATCAACGTACTAAGGCCAATCCCTACACCCGTGGATGCAGTGTTATCACACATTGCGCCAGGTTTACCGATTAG